The following coding sequences lie in one Saccharopolyspora hordei genomic window:
- a CDS encoding heme o synthase, protein MTATHESAPAETGQTAGRRRSVVAAYFALTKPRVIELLLVTTIPAMFLAARGIPSPWLVIVTLVGGTMSAGSANALNCVADSDIDAVMHRTKKRPLVRYEVPRRNALVFGIVLGVASFLVLWLGANLLAAVLATSAILFYVFVYTLVLKRRTSQNIVWGGAAGCMPVVVGWAAVTGTVEWPALVMFGVVFLWTPPHFWSLAMKYKDDYARAGVPMLPVVATPRQVSARILVYSWATVACTLLLVPVTSWVYVALAVLAGAAFLIVAQRLHSAVRNGRVFKPMELFHLSNSYLALVFVAIAVDAAVGLPVIG, encoded by the coding sequence ATGACAGCGACCCACGAATCCGCCCCCGCCGAGACCGGGCAGACCGCCGGCCGTCGCCGCAGCGTCGTCGCCGCGTACTTCGCGCTGACCAAGCCGCGGGTCATCGAGCTGCTGCTGGTCACCACGATCCCGGCGATGTTCCTCGCCGCGCGCGGCATCCCCTCGCCGTGGCTGGTCATCGTGACGCTGGTCGGCGGCACCATGTCGGCCGGCAGCGCCAACGCCCTCAACTGCGTCGCGGACTCCGACATCGACGCGGTGATGCACCGGACCAAGAAGCGGCCGCTGGTGCGCTACGAGGTGCCGCGCCGCAACGCGCTCGTCTTCGGCATCGTGCTCGGCGTGGCCTCGTTCCTCGTGCTCTGGCTGGGCGCGAACCTGCTGGCCGCGGTGCTGGCCACCAGCGCGATCCTGTTCTACGTCTTCGTCTACACCCTGGTGCTCAAGCGCCGGACCTCGCAGAACATCGTGTGGGGCGGCGCTGCGGGCTGCATGCCGGTGGTGGTCGGCTGGGCCGCGGTCACCGGCACCGTGGAGTGGCCGGCGCTGGTGATGTTCGGCGTGGTGTTCCTGTGGACGCCGCCGCACTTCTGGTCGCTGGCGATGAAGTACAAGGACGACTACGCGCGCGCCGGGGTGCCGATGCTGCCGGTGGTGGCCACGCCCCGCCAGGTGTCGGCGCGGATCCTGGTCTACAGCTGGGCCACGGTGGCCTGCACGCTGCTGCTGGTGCCGGTGACCAGCTGGGTCTACGTGGCGCTGGCCGTGCTGGCCGGGGCGGCGTTCCTCATCGTCGCGCAGCGCCTGCACTCGGCGGTCCGCAACGGCCGGGTGTTCAAGCCGATGGAGCTGTTCCACCTGTCGAACTCGTACCTGGCGCTGGTCTTCGTGGCCATCGCGGT
- a CDS encoding DUF3817 domain-containing protein produces MKPGVLIFYRIMAYVTAVLLILLCAAMVLKYGYLAGLWEEGSSTQQLGTAWTFRIGVAHGWLYMVYLLVAVVATTQLRVPLGRMLLVLLAGTIPFGAFFAERKVTRWHELRLAGKPLTEPRPRTAEETPAS; encoded by the coding sequence GTGAAGCCTGGTGTGCTGATCTTCTACCGGATCATGGCGTACGTCACTGCGGTGCTGTTGATCCTGCTGTGCGCCGCCATGGTGCTCAAGTACGGGTACCTCGCCGGGCTGTGGGAGGAAGGCAGCTCGACGCAGCAGCTCGGGACCGCGTGGACGTTCCGGATCGGTGTCGCGCACGGCTGGCTGTACATGGTCTACCTGCTCGTCGCCGTCGTCGCCACGACCCAGTTGCGCGTTCCGCTGGGGCGCATGCTCCTGGTGCTGCTGGCCGGCACCATCCCGTTCGGCGCGTTCTTCGCCGAGCGGAAGGTGACGCGCTGGCACGAACTCCGGTTGGCGGGCAAGCCGCTGACCGAGCCGCGCCCCCGGACCGCGGAGGAAACACCCGCCTCATGA
- a CDS encoding LLM class flavin-dependent oxidoreductase, which produces MDTNATPERAEAGDATASQADQIKGVARGDSPVPLSVLDLSTVGTHQSASDALRTTTDLARSVEAWGYQRMWVAEHHGMPGIASSSPAVVIAHLAAHTSTLRLGSGGVMLPNHAPLVVAEQFGTLQALHPGRIDLGIGRAPGTDQATARALRRTSGPLSADDFPQQLGELMAFLGDDFPIDHPYAAIQSVPNGPVPPIWLLGSSGFSAQLAGALGLPFAFAHHFSAQNTLPALELYRRSFQPSAVLDEPYALIGVQTVAADTDEEALDIVRPIALSMLRLRKGMPGKQPTREEAREYAYDELEQSFVDSWLADAVYGSPETVRAGLDELRERTGVQELMLTANVPDRETKLHSFELVAKAYRMV; this is translated from the coding sequence ATGGACACCAATGCGACCCCGGAGCGCGCCGAGGCCGGTGACGCGACCGCTTCCCAGGCCGACCAGATCAAGGGCGTCGCGCGCGGTGACTCGCCGGTACCGCTGTCGGTCCTCGACCTGTCCACCGTCGGGACCCACCAGAGCGCCTCCGACGCGCTGCGCACCACCACCGACCTGGCCCGCAGCGTCGAGGCGTGGGGCTACCAGCGGATGTGGGTCGCCGAGCACCACGGCATGCCCGGCATCGCCAGCTCCTCGCCCGCGGTCGTGATCGCGCACCTGGCCGCGCACACCAGCACGCTGCGACTCGGCTCCGGCGGCGTGATGCTGCCCAACCACGCGCCGCTGGTCGTCGCCGAGCAGTTCGGCACCCTGCAGGCGCTGCACCCCGGGCGCATCGACCTCGGCATCGGCCGCGCCCCGGGCACCGACCAGGCGACCGCGCGCGCCCTGCGCCGCACCAGCGGTCCGCTGTCGGCCGACGACTTCCCGCAGCAGCTCGGCGAGCTGATGGCCTTCCTCGGCGACGACTTCCCGATCGACCACCCGTACGCGGCGATCCAGTCCGTGCCGAACGGGCCGGTGCCGCCGATCTGGCTGCTCGGGTCGAGCGGCTTCAGCGCGCAGCTGGCCGGGGCGCTCGGCCTGCCGTTCGCCTTCGCGCACCACTTCAGCGCGCAGAACACGCTGCCCGCCCTGGAGCTGTACCGGCGGTCCTTCCAGCCCTCCGCGGTGCTGGACGAGCCGTACGCGCTGATCGGGGTGCAGACGGTGGCCGCGGACACCGACGAGGAAGCGCTCGACATCGTCCGCCCGATCGCGCTGAGCATGCTGCGCCTGCGCAAGGGCATGCCCGGCAAGCAGCCCACCCGCGAGGAGGCGCGCGAGTACGCCTACGACGAGCTCGAGCAGAGCTTCGTGGACAGCTGGCTGGCGGACGCGGTCTACGGCTCCCCGGAGACGGTCCGCGCGGGCCTGGACGAGCTGCGGGAGCGCACCGGTGTCCAGGAGCTGATGCTCACGGCCAACGTGCCGGACCGGGAGACCAAGCTGCACTCCTTCGAACTGGTGGCCAAGGCCTACCGGATGGTCTGA